The Leptospira sp. WS39.C2 genome window below encodes:
- a CDS encoding fatty acid desaturase, which yields MHPNQIPNRLNLMIAFTNFPLCIATILIGNYYPSYLILCIVIFALLHLNQYALLHEATHSNLHSNKKWNYILGVISGIIFPTSFSIATLTHTKHHCCNRTDHEVFDYYYHGDSLVYKFGQWYSVLLGGFWPVAVLGNLIIFFFPGFPKSRIIQKIRSGQRMLEDMKPKDVFRIRFEIILIIGFWTFLILYFNLSFLYLFYFYIAAGVNWSTRQYITHAYSKRDVWEGAINLKTNFIHEKILLNGNWDLEHHLHPELPWIYLKQSAKDKKTETSYLKQYIKMWTGPKKGTELSPKAISLVEYFNGYKGKDNSSYNID from the coding sequence ATGCATCCAAACCAAATTCCCAATCGATTAAATTTAATGATCGCATTTACAAATTTTCCACTTTGTATAGCGACCATTTTAATCGGAAATTATTATCCAAGTTACCTCATCCTGTGTATTGTTATATTTGCTCTCTTACATCTCAATCAGTATGCCCTGCTACATGAGGCTACACATTCCAATTTACACTCCAATAAAAAATGGAATTATATTCTGGGTGTAATTTCTGGAATCATCTTTCCAACATCTTTTAGCATCGCAACATTGACTCATACTAAACACCATTGCTGTAATCGAACAGACCACGAGGTTTTCGACTATTATTATCATGGCGATAGTTTGGTTTATAAATTTGGCCAATGGTATTCAGTCCTCTTAGGAGGATTTTGGCCAGTTGCAGTTCTTGGGAATTTGATTATTTTTTTCTTCCCTGGTTTTCCTAAAAGTAGGATTATCCAAAAAATCCGAAGTGGACAAAGAATGTTAGAAGATATGAAACCCAAAGATGTTTTTCGGATTCGATTCGAGATCATCCTAATCATAGGATTTTGGACATTTTTGATTCTATATTTTAATCTATCATTTCTATATTTGTTTTATTTTTATATAGCAGCAGGTGTTAACTGGTCGACTAGGCAATACATAACACATGCTTATTCAAAACGAGATGTTTGGGAAGGTGCAATTAATTTAAAAACAAATTTTATTCATGAGAAAATTTTATTAAATGGGAACTGGGATTTAGAACACCATCTGCATCCTGAGTTACCCTGGATATACTTGAAACAATCTGCAAAAGATAAAAAAACAGAAACATCTTATTTAAAACAGTACATAAAGATGTGGACGGGTCCCAAAAAAGGTACAGAGCTTTCTCCAAAAGCGATCTCACTTGTGGAATATTTTAATGGCTATAAAGGAAAGGACAATTCCTCCTATAATATCGATTAA
- a CDS encoding Rieske 2Fe-2S domain-containing protein, with amino-acid sequence MVTIPSSWYFVCGSNDLTKGKVIQRTLNGISIVLFRNQSNKVVIMKSRCVHLGADLKSATVVNGNIVCPLHQWTFNSDGNCIHAKMHENNIPKVKQNVLPSEEVCESIFVFLGNQFFPFPEFSFANDFSFEPTPYVRLDTNWQSLASNSFDIEHLSVVHKRGLHKEPELKILSPHIMFMSYESYVLSNEISDKIMKFLSGNRIQVRVHNYGGTLLTIESTLKKRKAVLIFSFVPENEEFIRIHTIVGVPKKFPLLDFIQRKISIYLYMSFLNRDFVAIRNLRVREENLATDKYLKIYYEYLKGLK; translated from the coding sequence ATGGTAACAATTCCATCTTCATGGTATTTTGTCTGTGGGTCTAATGATTTAACAAAGGGGAAAGTCATCCAAAGGACACTCAATGGAATATCCATAGTATTGTTTAGAAATCAATCAAACAAAGTAGTGATTATGAAATCAAGATGTGTCCATCTTGGAGCTGATTTAAAATCCGCAACAGTTGTTAATGGGAATATTGTTTGTCCCTTACACCAATGGACATTTAATTCAGATGGAAATTGTATCCATGCCAAGATGCATGAAAATAATATTCCAAAAGTGAAACAAAACGTCCTGCCTTCGGAAGAAGTTTGCGAAAGTATTTTTGTTTTTTTAGGGAACCAATTTTTTCCTTTCCCCGAATTTAGTTTCGCTAATGATTTTAGTTTTGAACCTACACCTTATGTACGATTGGATACAAATTGGCAAAGCCTCGCTTCAAACTCGTTTGATATCGAACATCTTTCAGTAGTTCATAAACGAGGGTTACACAAAGAACCTGAATTAAAAATTCTAAGTCCACATATCATGTTTATGAGTTATGAGTCTTATGTTTTATCCAATGAAATTTCCGATAAAATTATGAAGTTTTTGTCTGGGAATCGAATTCAAGTTAGAGTACATAATTATGGTGGGACATTACTTACAATTGAATCTACATTAAAAAAAAGAAAGGCGGTTCTGATTTTTTCATTTGTCCCTGAAAATGAAGAATTCATTCGCATTCATACAATTGTAGGTGTGCCTAAAAAATTTCCGCTGTTAGATTTTATCCAAAGAAAGATAAGTATCTATTTATATATGAGTTTTTTGAATCGCGATTTTGTAGCGATACGAAACCTTCGAGTGAGAGAAGAAAATTTGGCTACTGATAAATATTTAAAAATTTATTACGAATACTTAAAAGGGTTGAAATAA
- a CDS encoding radical SAM protein, giving the protein MRLTIIHPCIGRIPGKKYIKGWQMESLPAAHLAGLTPKHIEIKFYDDRMENIPFDEKTDLVAISIETYTAKRSYQIATEYRRRNIPVVMGGFHATLVPDEVSEYAEAVVVGEAEDVWKDLIEDFENGKLKRFYRSSKRPDIKKAKPDRSILVGKRYLPIGLVEAARGCTFKCDFCVIQTYFESTQNRKDTESILEEIKSIYDKSKLIFFVDDNIVSHPSQAKEFYRALIPLKIKWVSQAAITMTHDEEMLKLLKESGCQGVLIGFESLNPKNLEKMNKTFNGTRGGIERAVQRMNQYGIRLYATFIFGYENDTLDSFKEAVDFCIKHKIFMAAFNHLTPFPGTPLYKRLEKEGKLLYPKWWLADEYRYGQVPFQTNIDAEVIRLECVKARKTFYSFPSIWKRMFSKTNSGSFFMLQAFLFINFLLRKEATLRDLYPLGDLSFKGELMKVQEPLIAIHQNH; this is encoded by the coding sequence TTGAGATTAACAATCATTCATCCTTGCATTGGTAGAATCCCTGGTAAAAAGTACATTAAAGGGTGGCAGATGGAATCATTACCTGCTGCTCATTTGGCTGGTTTAACACCAAAACACATTGAAATTAAATTTTATGATGATCGAATGGAAAATATTCCATTCGATGAAAAAACGGATTTAGTAGCGATTAGTATCGAAACTTATACTGCAAAAAGATCATATCAAATTGCAACGGAATATCGAAGGCGAAATATCCCGGTAGTTATGGGAGGATTCCATGCAACCTTGGTCCCTGATGAAGTTTCCGAATATGCTGAAGCAGTTGTAGTGGGAGAAGCAGAAGATGTATGGAAGGATTTAATCGAAGATTTTGAAAACGGAAAATTAAAACGTTTTTATCGATCATCAAAACGACCAGATATCAAAAAAGCAAAACCCGATCGATCCATTTTAGTTGGAAAGAGATATTTGCCTATTGGTCTTGTAGAAGCAGCTCGTGGATGTACATTCAAATGTGACTTTTGTGTAATCCAAACTTATTTTGAATCAACTCAAAATCGAAAAGACACAGAAAGTATTTTAGAAGAAATAAAAAGCATCTACGACAAAAGTAAACTTATCTTCTTTGTTGATGATAATATAGTTTCTCATCCATCACAGGCAAAAGAATTTTATCGAGCTTTAATCCCGTTAAAGATCAAATGGGTAAGCCAAGCAGCAATTACAATGACTCATGATGAGGAAATGTTAAAGTTACTTAAAGAAAGTGGATGTCAAGGTGTACTAATTGGTTTTGAATCATTGAATCCAAAAAACCTTGAAAAAATGAACAAAACATTTAATGGAACCAGAGGTGGGATTGAACGTGCAGTCCAAAGAATGAATCAATATGGCATAAGACTCTATGCGACATTTATATTTGGTTATGAGAATGATACATTAGATTCTTTCAAAGAAGCAGTCGATTTTTGTATTAAACATAAAATATTTATGGCTGCTTTTAACCATTTAACTCCTTTCCCGGGAACACCATTATATAAGAGGCTAGAGAAGGAAGGAAAACTTCTATATCCAAAATGGTGGTTAGCTGACGAATATCGTTATGGACAAGTACCTTTCCAAACTAATATTGATGCGGAAGTAATTCGTTTAGAATGCGTTAAAGCTCGCAAGACTTTCTATTCATTTCCATCTATTTGGAAAAGAATGTTTTCAAAAACAAATTCAGGAAGTTTTTTTATGCTCCAAGCTTTCTTATTCATTAATTTTTTACTACGAAAAGAAGCAACTTTACGCGACTTATATCCATTAGGTGACCTATCATTTAAAGGAGAGTTGATGAAAGTACAGGAACCTTTGATTGCCATCCATCAGAATCACTAA
- a CDS encoding phosphatase PAP2 family protein yields the protein MKLKYKTLVPFVIIYFRISLLFLFFYLGSNYLNTFRTKYYHWYFPFEQSIPLYEWAIFPYISVFIFFILPMFYFDNSEIKKIERSFLFSILISTLIFLIFPTKLGFLNTPEFGINVLLSSLKKVDPPHNLVPSLHVCFTSIVLLSLYKKENSRVFLLFYSIWAILIYSSVIFTHQHHLIDIIGGIVLSFIAIKIFHK from the coding sequence ATGAAATTAAAATACAAAACTTTGGTTCCGTTTGTAATTATATATTTCAGAATTTCACTTCTATTTTTATTCTTTTATTTGGGTTCAAATTATCTCAATACATTTAGAACAAAATACTACCATTGGTATTTTCCTTTCGAACAAAGTATCCCACTATACGAATGGGCAATTTTTCCATATATCTCTGTTTTTATTTTTTTCATCTTACCGATGTTCTATTTTGATAATTCTGAAATTAAAAAAATAGAGAGATCTTTTTTATTTTCAATCCTCATCTCAACTTTAATCTTTTTAATTTTCCCGACTAAACTTGGGTTTTTAAATACGCCTGAATTTGGCATCAATGTATTACTTTCTTCTCTAAAAAAGGTAGACCCTCCACATAATTTAGTTCCATCCCTCCATGTTTGTTTTACCTCAATTGTTTTGTTATCTTTGTATAAGAAAGAGAATAGTAGAGTTTTTCTCTTATTTTATTCAATTTGGGCGATCCTTATTTATAGTTCTGTCATTTTTACACACCAACATCATTTAATCGATATTATAGGAGGAATTGTCCTTTCCTTTATAGCCATTAAAATATTCCACAAGTGA
- a CDS encoding radical SAM protein gives MFNPLKIVLISPKGPLYRHKTGIFRKDLRAAPLTLTTLASLVPENLNAEVKIYDEGIEDLPSQIDADIVGMTVITGSAPRSYDLAKQFREQGKTVVLGGPHVTLLPEEAEKHADSIVTGYAEETWPRLLRDFQSKSLKKRYEMDSSFSLDKLENLPFAKRELLNQKGYKTLNTFEATRGCIHNCEFCVVPAAWGRKPYKKPISHIIEDIKQRKTKQVLFYDLNLIADKVYAKELFAALIPLKIYWVGLSTTLVGRDPELLDLMVRSGCKGLLIGFESISKNTLKSTNKSFNDPDGYSELIKKLHKAGIIINGTFVFGNDDDDINTFSSVRDFVLENKIGLPRFSILTPFPGTTLFKRLESEGRIIDRDWSKYDGQHIVFQPKQMTAEQLQLGHEQVWKDVYSIKGIGKRVFGNMTKIFPIVLAANSAYRFYANNLSRFYTCRGGLV, from the coding sequence ATGTTTAATCCTTTGAAAATTGTTTTAATATCACCGAAGGGCCCCTTATATCGTCACAAAACAGGCATTTTTCGAAAGGACCTTAGAGCGGCGCCCCTCACTCTAACAACACTTGCATCCTTAGTTCCAGAAAATCTAAACGCTGAAGTGAAAATTTATGATGAAGGGATTGAAGATCTTCCTTCACAGATAGATGCAGATATTGTTGGTATGACAGTTATCACAGGAAGTGCACCAAGGAGTTATGATCTTGCAAAACAGTTTAGGGAGCAGGGTAAAACAGTTGTACTTGGTGGACCTCATGTGACATTATTGCCAGAAGAAGCGGAAAAACATGCAGATTCAATCGTTACTGGTTATGCAGAAGAAACTTGGCCTAGGTTATTAAGAGACTTCCAATCCAAATCACTAAAGAAAAGATATGAGATGGATAGTTCCTTCTCATTGGACAAACTAGAAAACTTACCATTTGCCAAACGTGAATTATTAAATCAAAAAGGATATAAGACGCTCAATACATTTGAAGCTACACGTGGCTGCATTCATAACTGCGAGTTCTGTGTTGTGCCGGCAGCTTGGGGAAGAAAACCATATAAAAAACCAATTTCACACATCATTGAAGACATAAAACAAAGAAAAACAAAGCAGGTGTTGTTTTATGATCTCAACCTAATAGCTGATAAAGTTTATGCAAAGGAACTGTTTGCTGCTCTGATACCCTTAAAGATTTATTGGGTAGGATTATCTACTACTTTGGTTGGAAGAGATCCAGAACTACTTGATTTAATGGTTCGGAGTGGATGTAAAGGTTTGTTAATTGGTTTTGAAAGTATATCTAAAAATACACTTAAAAGTACTAACAAATCATTTAATGACCCAGATGGTTATTCGGAACTTATTAAAAAACTGCACAAAGCAGGAATTATAATCAATGGAACTTTTGTTTTTGGTAACGACGATGATGACATCAATACATTCTCATCTGTACGTGATTTTGTATTAGAAAATAAAATTGGATTACCAAGATTTTCAATTCTCACACCTTTTCCAGGCACAACTTTGTTTAAAAGACTAGAATCAGAAGGTAGAATTATAGATCGTGATTGGAGCAAATATGACGGACAACACATCGTTTTCCAACCAAAACAAATGACTGCAGAACAATTACAATTAGGACATGAACAAGTTTGGAAGGATGTTTATTCAATCAAAGGTATTGGTAAAAGAGTGTTTGGGAATATGACTAAAATATTTCCGATTGTATTAGCAGCCAATTCTGCTTACCGATTTTATGCGAACAACTTGTCCCGCTTTTATACTTGTAGAGGAGGTTTAGTTTGA
- a CDS encoding GH3 auxin-responsive promoter family protein, which translates to MFNLSAFLWKCSCYYDYQFYKKNVNRLEKIQLSNLKTILRNAENTDFGNSYSVNHNWTIQDFQNNIPISNYNDYQDYINRITNGKQNVLTKSKIRRLGLTSGSSGRMKYVPFTDLLASEFTKSISVWIYGLLNSYPKLSKGRFYFSVSPAGFPENLNENVKIGFDNDGDYLKPWERIFANQLLVVPEWLSKIQNPEFVMYITALRIIAAKDLTLISVWNPSFLHSLLENIVKNKDSLIKDLQYGTISNFDQIIPSNILNSLKIHDPYRSKELSKLLRNEIKWENVWKDLTCISLWSDSFAKYSFEKLKEIFPNVNFESKGVIATEGIFSIPFYENEKEPKLLLAYTSHFYEFMDEFEKIYLSSQLSIGKEYEIIITTGGGLYRYRIGDRFLITGYYNQIPILKFIGRNDDISDLVGEKISELFLRNELLPELKKYYLTPNNSFLRGNLLEERAFYELVIAPSDLGNRKLELVTLVDTILCRNPHYEYARKIGQLGEVKLSQMSFESTNQGRSSTTKDRFLRRPIDMTPKP; encoded by the coding sequence ATGTTTAATCTCTCCGCTTTTCTTTGGAAATGTAGTTGTTATTATGATTATCAATTTTACAAAAAAAATGTTAATCGATTAGAGAAAATACAACTTTCAAATTTAAAAACAATTCTCCGAAATGCTGAAAATACTGATTTTGGAAATTCTTATTCAGTGAATCACAATTGGACAATCCAAGATTTCCAAAACAATATACCAATAAGTAATTATAATGACTATCAAGATTATATAAACCGAATCACAAATGGTAAACAGAATGTATTAACAAAATCAAAAATCAGAAGGCTTGGATTAACAAGTGGAAGCTCTGGTAGAATGAAATATGTACCTTTCACAGATTTATTGGCTTCTGAATTTACAAAGTCAATTTCAGTTTGGATTTATGGACTGCTCAATTCGTATCCAAAACTATCGAAAGGTCGTTTTTATTTCTCAGTTTCTCCAGCTGGATTTCCAGAAAATTTAAATGAAAATGTCAAAATTGGTTTTGATAACGATGGTGATTATTTAAAACCATGGGAAAGAATTTTTGCGAACCAACTCCTTGTTGTGCCTGAATGGTTATCAAAAATTCAAAATCCGGAATTCGTAATGTATATAACCGCATTACGTATTATTGCAGCAAAAGATTTAACGTTAATCTCAGTTTGGAATCCATCGTTTCTACATTCGTTATTAGAAAATATAGTTAAAAATAAAGATTCTTTAATCAAAGATCTTCAATATGGAACGATATCAAATTTTGATCAAATTATACCTTCAAATATTCTGAATTCATTGAAAATACATGATCCCTATCGTTCCAAAGAATTGTCGAAATTATTGAGAAATGAAATCAAATGGGAAAATGTTTGGAAAGATCTAACATGTATCAGTTTGTGGTCAGACTCATTTGCAAAATATTCTTTTGAGAAACTAAAAGAAATATTTCCAAATGTAAATTTTGAATCAAAGGGTGTAATAGCGACAGAAGGAATATTTAGTATTCCGTTTTATGAAAATGAGAAAGAACCTAAATTGTTACTTGCTTATACTTCTCATTTTTATGAATTTATGGATGAATTTGAAAAGATATACCTTTCAAGTCAATTATCGATCGGCAAAGAATACGAAATCATAATAACCACTGGTGGTGGATTATATCGATATAGAATCGGAGATCGATTTTTAATCACTGGATATTACAATCAAATACCGATTTTAAAATTTATTGGAAGAAATGATGATATTTCGGACCTTGTTGGTGAAAAAATATCTGAGTTATTTCTTAGAAATGAGCTTTTACCAGAATTAAAAAAATATTATCTTACTCCAAATAATTCTTTTTTAAGAGGAAACTTGTTAGAAGAAAGAGCTTTTTATGAACTTGTGATTGCACCAAGTGATTTAGGGAATAGGAAGTTGGAGTTGGTAACTCTTGTAGATACCATTTTGTGCCGTAACCCACACTATGAATATGCAAGAAAAATAGGCCAATTGGGGGAAGTCAAACTCTCACAAATGAGTTTTGAAAGTACAAATCAAGGAAGAAGTTCCACAACAAAAGATAGGTTTCTAAGAAGACCAATCGATATGACTCCAAAACCTTAA
- a CDS encoding transposase family protein, which yields MSMKQSKMVRSMLVQVFKEKYLWASKKEKSLILDQFVEATGFNRSYARTVLRKKKDNVVKLRPRKKRLSSYDDDVRFYLEKIWEILDRICGKRLVMAMPDVLAKLEQFKVFKIDKITKDKLLSISSASVDRLLKPARKKLGRKGTSTTKQPKYLIDRIPIKTFGEWKSSLPGFVQIDLVAHNGGNVFGGFYSTLAATDVCTGWTVCILVKDKTQFQMLKALIKLKKILPFPLLGIHSDNGAEFINQTILTYAERNDIQFTRGRPYKKNDNPHIEQKNYSVVRRNTGYLRIENQIQADIVRSLYQELNTYNNYFLPVMILKEKHRIGSKAIRKYDEAKSPYRRILARKDISKTIKASMKKTYEKLNIFELKNQINHWQNEFVKIAAPIRNPIDKVKVRRKKGIVHTIPKWRREVNSDTKNPFLERQRVEEMRRAAEQVWVKRK from the coding sequence ATGTCCATGAAGCAATCGAAGATGGTGCGTTCTATGCTGGTTCAAGTGTTCAAAGAGAAATACCTTTGGGCTTCGAAAAAAGAAAAAAGCCTGATACTCGATCAGTTCGTTGAAGCTACTGGATTCAATCGGTCTTATGCCAGAACAGTTCTTAGAAAGAAAAAAGACAATGTTGTCAAACTGAGACCAAGAAAGAAGCGTCTATCAAGCTATGATGATGACGTCAGATTCTATTTAGAGAAGATCTGGGAGATCCTGGATCGAATTTGTGGGAAAAGACTCGTGATGGCAATGCCAGATGTCTTAGCCAAACTCGAACAGTTCAAAGTATTTAAAATTGATAAAATAACCAAGGACAAACTTCTCTCGATCAGTTCTGCATCTGTGGATCGCTTATTGAAACCTGCCAGGAAAAAACTTGGTCGCAAAGGCACTTCTACAACGAAACAACCTAAATACCTCATTGATCGGATCCCAATCAAAACGTTTGGCGAATGGAAAAGTTCTCTACCTGGTTTTGTCCAAATCGATCTGGTAGCCCATAATGGTGGGAACGTATTTGGAGGATTTTATTCAACGCTTGCAGCAACAGATGTTTGTACGGGATGGACTGTTTGTATATTGGTGAAGGATAAAACTCAATTCCAGATGCTAAAAGCATTAATAAAACTGAAAAAAATATTACCCTTCCCACTTTTGGGAATCCATTCCGATAACGGAGCTGAATTTATTAATCAAACAATCCTTACGTACGCAGAAAGAAACGATATCCAATTCACTCGTGGAAGACCATACAAGAAGAATGATAACCCACATATAGAACAAAAGAATTACAGTGTTGTAAGGAGAAATACTGGATATTTGCGTATTGAAAATCAAATCCAAGCAGATATTGTCAGATCACTGTACCAAGAATTGAATACTTACAATAATTACTTTTTACCAGTGATGATTCTAAAGGAGAAACATAGGATTGGTTCAAAAGCAATACGAAAGTATGACGAAGCAAAATCACCTTACCGAAGGATACTGGCTAGAAAAGATATTTCGAAAACAATAAAAGCTTCTATGAAAAAGACTTATGAGAAGTTGAATATTTTTGAATTAAAGAATCAGATCAATCATTGGCAAAACGAATTTGTGAAGATTGCCGCCCCTATTCGTAACCCAATAGATAAAGTAAAAGTTAGAAGGAAGAAAGGAATCGTTCATACAATTCCTAAATGGAGACGAGAAGTTAACTCAGATACAAAGAATCCATTCCTCGAGAGGCAACGTGTTGAAGAGATGAGACGAGCTGCAGAACAAGTTTGGGTAAAAAGAAAATAG
- a CDS encoding nuclear transport factor 2 family protein — MNCFLNQIINKVTMKHLFVFLLLVFTQQTLFAEDPAHAELRQLKSEFEDILKKRDIDGLLNLLHPNVVITWHNTEVSRGREGVKKFITRMIFTDSPVVKEFHTEFDVDELTILYGNTGIAFGNSNDNLVLSEGVEIKSKNRWTATLVKEKNKWLVTSAHLSSNLFDNTLLSAAKSSVYFIGALSLVLGIIFGLGAGKFFFKKR, encoded by the coding sequence ATGAATTGCTTTTTAAATCAAATCATAAATAAAGTGACCATGAAACACCTATTTGTCTTTCTTTTGTTAGTTTTCACTCAGCAAACGTTATTTGCTGAAGATCCGGCACATGCTGAGTTAAGGCAATTAAAATCCGAGTTTGAAGATATCTTAAAGAAAAGAGACATAGATGGATTGTTAAACTTACTACATCCAAATGTTGTGATTACTTGGCACAACACAGAAGTTTCTAGGGGAAGAGAAGGTGTTAAAAAATTCATCACAAGAATGATTTTTACAGATTCCCCGGTTGTAAAAGAATTTCATACAGAATTCGATGTAGATGAACTTACAATTCTATACGGAAATACAGGAATCGCTTTTGGGAATTCAAATGATAATTTGGTACTTTCGGAAGGTGTCGAAATCAAATCAAAAAATCGTTGGACTGCTACATTAGTTAAAGAAAAAAATAAGTGGCTTGTTACCTCTGCTCACTTATCATCCAATTTGTTTGATAACACTCTTTTGTCAGCAGCCAAATCTTCAGTTTATTTCATAGGAGCACTTTCCCTTGTTCTAGGAATTATTTTTGGTTTAGGAGCTGGTAAATTTTTCTTCAAAAAAAGATAA